A window of the Archocentrus centrarchus isolate MPI-CPG fArcCen1 chromosome 9, fArcCen1, whole genome shotgun sequence genome harbors these coding sequences:
- the zbtb34 gene encoding zinc finger and BTB domain-containing protein 34 isoform X1: MVTINALVKSALLCSRSAVSKLEKHIQEMDDGSYIEFDVPEFSNTVLTQLNELRLQGKLCDIIVHVQGQPFRAHKAVLAASSPYFRDHSALSTMSGLSISVIKSPEVFEQLLAFCYTGHMSLQLKDIISFLTAASFLQMQAIIDKCTQILESLHSKISLPPSVSSPEKDSLQTSRNGVNDSNLFINPTQISPPYYSRQNQAGNEVRLELGGKSLSRVRQQQEEGQSDRGSSDSVSEHDAPMEGETEQVELIGKDGQVTDVHVKIEKTDRPTYSDSSSAGDDGYHTELVDGEQVVAVTVGSYGPVIQSASYSYSGLPSPCFVNLSNTSPSRSILSGFRGGRARAKRPLAIPAGVLSHVKPGSEDGESAVGPAGLENDVRERSLRSQWYPYSERLICIYCGKTFNQKGSLDRHMRLHMGITPFVCKFCGKKYTRKDQLEYHIRGHTDNKPFHCQICGKCFPFQGTLNQHLRKKHLGASEGSNHMDSPERMEGSSGQKDQEDTSEGMAFEAQYAEEAPANDMEESSKCSPEEAQASRCDF, from the coding sequence GCTGTCAGCAAACTGGAGAAACATATCCAAGAAATGGACGACGGCAGCTACATCGAGTTTGATGTGCCGGAGTTCAGCAACACTGTTCTGACCCAACTCAATGAGCTGCGGCTGCAGGGGAAGCTGTGTGACATCATTGTTCACGTTCAGGGCCAGCCGTTTCGAGCCCACAAGGCTGTGCTGGCAGCTAGTTCACCCTACTTCCGTGACCACTCAGCTTTGAGCACTATGAGTGGCCTTTCCATTTCGGTCATCAAAAGCCCTGAGGTGTTTGAACAGCTTCTTGCTTTCTGCTACACAGGTCACATGTCTCTGCAGCTCAAGGATATTATCAGTTTCCTCACCGCTGCCAGCTTTCTGCAGATGCAGGCGATCATTGACAAGTGCACCCAAATCCTGGAGAGCCTCCATTCCAAGATCAGCCTCCCACCTAGTGTCAGCAGCCCAGAGAAAGACAGCTTGCAGACCAGCCGCAACGGGGTCAATGACAGCAACCTCTTTATAAATCCCACCCAGATCTCCCCCCCTTACTACTCCCGACAGAATCAGGCAGGGAATGAAGTGCGCTTGGAGCTGGGAGGAAAAAGCCTGAGCCGGGTGAGACAGCAACAAGAGGAAGGCCAGTCAGATCGTGGCAGTAGCGATAGTGTGTCAGAGCATGATGCTCCCATGGAGGGAGAAACGGAGCAAGTGGAACTAATTGGTAAAGATGGGCAAGTAACAGATGTGCATGTGAAGATAGAAAAGACTGACAGGCCAACTTACTCAGACAGTTCCTCAGCTGGTGATGATGGCTACCACACAGAgttggtggatggagagcaGGTAGTGGCTGTCACTGTGGGCTCTTATGGTCCTGTAATCCAGTCTGCTTCCTATTCTTACTCAGGGCTGCCCTCCCCGTGCTTTGTTAACCTTAGCAACACCAGTCCTTCTCGCTCCATACTCAGTGGCTTCAGAGGTGGCCGAGCCAGGGCAAAGCGCCCATTGGCTATCCCAGCAGGGGTGCTGAGTCATGTTAAACCAGGCTCAGAAGATGGCGAATCAGCTGTGGGACCCGCAGGTTTGGAGAACGATGTGCGAGAGCGTAGCCTACGGAGCCAGTGGTACCCCTACAGTGAGAGACTCATTTGCATCTACTGTGGAAAGACCTTCAATCAGAAAGGGAGCCTGGACCGCCACATGCGCCTGCACATGGGAATCACCCCATTTGTTTGTAAATTCTGTGGCAAGAAGTACACAAGGAAAGACCAGCTGGAGTACCACATTCGTGGCCACACAGACAACAAGCCCTTTCACTGTCAGATCTGTGGGAAATGCTTCCCATTTCAGGGCACCCTTAACCAGCACCTGAGGAAGAAGCACCTGGGAGCATCAGAGGGCAGCAATCATATGGACTCTCCAGAAAGGATGGAGGGAAGCTCAGGTCAGAAGGACCAAGAGGATACGTCTGAGGGGATGGCCTTTGAGGCACAATATGCAGAAGAGGCACCAGCCAATGATATGGAGGAGAGTTCAAAATGCAGTCCGGAGGAGGCTCAAGCATCAAGATGTGATTTTTAG
- the zbtb34 gene encoding zinc finger and BTB domain-containing protein 34 isoform X2: MLICKTAVSKLEKHIQEMDDGSYIEFDVPEFSNTVLTQLNELRLQGKLCDIIVHVQGQPFRAHKAVLAASSPYFRDHSALSTMSGLSISVIKSPEVFEQLLAFCYTGHMSLQLKDIISFLTAASFLQMQAIIDKCTQILESLHSKISLPPSVSSPEKDSLQTSRNGVNDSNLFINPTQISPPYYSRQNQAGNEVRLELGGKSLSRVRQQQEEGQSDRGSSDSVSEHDAPMEGETEQVELIGKDGQVTDVHVKIEKTDRPTYSDSSSAGDDGYHTELVDGEQVVAVTVGSYGPVIQSASYSYSGLPSPCFVNLSNTSPSRSILSGFRGGRARAKRPLAIPAGVLSHVKPGSEDGESAVGPAGLENDVRERSLRSQWYPYSERLICIYCGKTFNQKGSLDRHMRLHMGITPFVCKFCGKKYTRKDQLEYHIRGHTDNKPFHCQICGKCFPFQGTLNQHLRKKHLGASEGSNHMDSPERMEGSSGQKDQEDTSEGMAFEAQYAEEAPANDMEESSKCSPEEAQASRCDF; this comes from the coding sequence GCTGTCAGCAAACTGGAGAAACATATCCAAGAAATGGACGACGGCAGCTACATCGAGTTTGATGTGCCGGAGTTCAGCAACACTGTTCTGACCCAACTCAATGAGCTGCGGCTGCAGGGGAAGCTGTGTGACATCATTGTTCACGTTCAGGGCCAGCCGTTTCGAGCCCACAAGGCTGTGCTGGCAGCTAGTTCACCCTACTTCCGTGACCACTCAGCTTTGAGCACTATGAGTGGCCTTTCCATTTCGGTCATCAAAAGCCCTGAGGTGTTTGAACAGCTTCTTGCTTTCTGCTACACAGGTCACATGTCTCTGCAGCTCAAGGATATTATCAGTTTCCTCACCGCTGCCAGCTTTCTGCAGATGCAGGCGATCATTGACAAGTGCACCCAAATCCTGGAGAGCCTCCATTCCAAGATCAGCCTCCCACCTAGTGTCAGCAGCCCAGAGAAAGACAGCTTGCAGACCAGCCGCAACGGGGTCAATGACAGCAACCTCTTTATAAATCCCACCCAGATCTCCCCCCCTTACTACTCCCGACAGAATCAGGCAGGGAATGAAGTGCGCTTGGAGCTGGGAGGAAAAAGCCTGAGCCGGGTGAGACAGCAACAAGAGGAAGGCCAGTCAGATCGTGGCAGTAGCGATAGTGTGTCAGAGCATGATGCTCCCATGGAGGGAGAAACGGAGCAAGTGGAACTAATTGGTAAAGATGGGCAAGTAACAGATGTGCATGTGAAGATAGAAAAGACTGACAGGCCAACTTACTCAGACAGTTCCTCAGCTGGTGATGATGGCTACCACACAGAgttggtggatggagagcaGGTAGTGGCTGTCACTGTGGGCTCTTATGGTCCTGTAATCCAGTCTGCTTCCTATTCTTACTCAGGGCTGCCCTCCCCGTGCTTTGTTAACCTTAGCAACACCAGTCCTTCTCGCTCCATACTCAGTGGCTTCAGAGGTGGCCGAGCCAGGGCAAAGCGCCCATTGGCTATCCCAGCAGGGGTGCTGAGTCATGTTAAACCAGGCTCAGAAGATGGCGAATCAGCTGTGGGACCCGCAGGTTTGGAGAACGATGTGCGAGAGCGTAGCCTACGGAGCCAGTGGTACCCCTACAGTGAGAGACTCATTTGCATCTACTGTGGAAAGACCTTCAATCAGAAAGGGAGCCTGGACCGCCACATGCGCCTGCACATGGGAATCACCCCATTTGTTTGTAAATTCTGTGGCAAGAAGTACACAAGGAAAGACCAGCTGGAGTACCACATTCGTGGCCACACAGACAACAAGCCCTTTCACTGTCAGATCTGTGGGAAATGCTTCCCATTTCAGGGCACCCTTAACCAGCACCTGAGGAAGAAGCACCTGGGAGCATCAGAGGGCAGCAATCATATGGACTCTCCAGAAAGGATGGAGGGAAGCTCAGGTCAGAAGGACCAAGAGGATACGTCTGAGGGGATGGCCTTTGAGGCACAATATGCAGAAGAGGCACCAGCCAATGATATGGAGGAGAGTTCAAAATGCAGTCCGGAGGAGGCTCAAGCATCAAGATGTGATTTTTAG